From Ailuropoda melanoleuca isolate Jingjing chromosome 8, ASM200744v2, whole genome shotgun sequence, a single genomic window includes:
- the SMG5 gene encoding protein SMG5 isoform X3 → MFLHPVDYGRKAEELLWRKVYYEVIQLIKTNKKHIHSRSTLECAYRTHLVAGIGFYQHLLLYIQSHYQLELQCCIDWTHVTDPLIGCKKPVSASGKEMDWAQMACHRCLMYLGDLSRYQNELAGVDTELLAERFYYQALSVAPQIGMPFNQLGTLAGGKYYNVEAMYCYLRCIQSEVSFEGAYGNLKRLYDKAAKMYHQLKKCETRKLSPSKKRCRDVKRLLVSFMYLQSLLQPRSSPVDSELTSLCQSVLEDFNLCLFYLPSSPGLSLAGEGEQDYEGGCAFLPDLLIFQMIIICLMGVHSLKRAGSKQYSAAIAFTLALFSHLVNHVNIRLQAELEEGENPVPAFQSDGTDEPLEKEEAPGPEPPPAAPPAGEVRKSRKFSRLSCLRRRRHPPTGGDDSDLSEGFDSDSSHDSARASEGSDSGSDKSLEGGGTAFDAETDSEMNSQESRSDLEDMEDEEGTRSPALEPTRPRSEAPESLNGPLGPSEASIASKLQAMSTQMFQTKRCFRLAPTFSNLLLQPPSEPQTVASRGPCVNGDADRPSEPASEEGSESEGSESSGRSCRNERSVQEKLQVLAAEGLLPAVKVFLDWLRANPDLIVVCAQSSQSLWNRLSVLLNLLPAAGELQESGLALCPEVQDLLEGCELADLPSSLLLPEDTALRNLPPLRAAHRRFNFDTDRPLLSALEESVVRTCRIRSFGHFVARLQGSVLQFSAEAGIFVSTAQSEREGVQQQAQAQLRMAQEEARRNRLMRDMAQLRLQLEVSQLEGSLQQPKAQSAMSPYLVPDTQALCHHLPVIRQLATSGRFIVIIPRTVIDGLDLLKKEHPGARDGIRYLEAEFKKGNRYIRCQKEVGKSFERHKLKRQDADAWTLYKILDSCKQLTLAQGAGEEDPSGMVTIVTGLSLDNPSALSGPMQAALQAAAHASVDIKNVLDFYKQWKEIG, encoded by the exons ATGTTCCTGCACCCAGTGGACTATGGGAGGAAGGCTGAGGAGCTGCTATGGAGAAAGGTATACTACGAAGTTATTCAGCTTATCAAGACTAACAAAAAG CACATCCACAGCCGGAGCACCTTGGAGTGCGCCTACAGGACACACCTGGTCGCGGGGATTGGCTTCTACCAGCATCTGCTTCTCTACATCCAGTCCCACTACCAGCTGGAGCTTCAGTGCTGCATCGACTGGACCCACGTCACCGACCCCCTCATAG gATGCAAGAAGCCGGTGTCCGCGTCAGGGAAGGAGATGGACTGGGCGCAGATGGCATGCCACCGATGTCTCATGTACCTGGGGGATTTGT CGCGGTATCAGAATGAATTAGCTGGCGTAGACACTGAGCTGCTCGCCGAGAGATTTTACTACCAAGCCTTGTCAGTAGCTCCGCAGATTG GAATGCCCTTCAACCAGCTGGGCACGCTCGCAGGCGGCAAGTACTACAACGTGGAGGCCATGTACTGCTACCTGCGCTG CATCCAGTCGGAAGTGTCCTTTGAGGGGGCCTATGGGAATCTCAAGCGGCTGTATGACAAGGCGGCCAAAATGTACCACCAGCTGAAGAAGTGTGAGACTCGGAAACTCTCCCCCAGCAAGAAGCG ATGTAGAGACGTCAAGAGGTTGCTGGTGAGCTTCATGTACCTGCAAAGCCTCCTGCAGCCCCGGAGCAG CCCGGTGGACTCAGAGCTGACATCGCTCTGCCAGTCGGTTCTGGAGGACTTCAACCTCTGCCTCTTCTACCTGCCCTCATCCCCCGGCCTCAGCCTGGCCGGCGAGGGGGAGCAGGACTACGAGGGCGGCTGTGCTTTCCTCCCAGATCTCCTCATCTTTCAGATGATCATCATTTGTCTCATGGGCGTGCACAGCTTGAAGAGAGCGG GGTCCAAGCAGTACAGCGCAGCCATTGCCTTCACCCTGGCCCTCTTCTCCCACCTCGTCAACCACGTCAACATACGGCTGCAAGCTGAGCTGGAGGAGGGCGAGAACCCTGTGCCGGCGTTCCAGAGCGATGGCACAG ATGAGCCcttggagaaggaggaagccCCAGGCCCTGAGCCCCCTCCCGCAGCACCTCCAGCGGGTGAGGTCAGAAAGAGTCGGAAGTTCTCCCGCCTCTCCtgcctccgccgccgccgccacccaCCCACAGGTGGAGATGACAGTGACCTGAGTGAAGGCTTTGACTCGGACTCTAGCCACGATTCGGCCAGGGCCAGCGAAGGCTCAGACAGTGGCTCTGACAAGAGTCTCGAAGGTGGGGGAACGGCCTTTGATGCTGAGACAGACTCAGAAATGAACAGCCAAGAGTCCCGGTCAGACCTGGAAGACATGGAGGATGAGGAGGGGACACGGTCCCCGGCCCTGGAGCCGACTCGGCCCAGGTCAGAGGCTCCCGAGTCCCTCAATGGCCCCCTGGGCCCCAGTGAGGCCAGCATTGCCAGCAAGTTGCAAGCCATGTCCACCCAGATGTTCCAGACCAAGCGCTGCTTCCGGCTGGCCCCCACCTTCAGCAACCTGCTCCTGCAGCCCCCCAGTGAGCCCCAGACGGTGGCCAGCCGCGGGCCCTGTGTCAACGGAGATGCGGACAGGCCCTCGGAGCCAG cctctGAGGAGGGCTCCGAGTCGGAGGGCAGTGAGTCCAGCGGGCGCTCCTGTCGGAATGAGCGCAGCGTCCAGGAGAAGCTGCAAGTCCTGGCGGCCGAAGGCCTGCTTCCCGCCGTGAAGGTCTTCCTGGACTGGCTGCGGGCCAACCCTGACCTCATCGTCGTATGTGCGCAG AGCTCTCAGAGTCTGTGGAATCGCCTGTCTGTGCTGCTGAACCTGTTGCCAGCTGCTGGCGAGCTCCAGGAGTCTG gcctggccctgtgTCCCGAGGTCCAGGACCTTCTCGAAGGTTGTGAACTGGCTGACCTGCcctccagcctgctgctcccaGAGGACACGGCCCTTCGTAACCTGCCTCCCCTCCGGGCTGCCCACCGACGCTTCAACTTTGACACAGATCGGCCCCTGCTTAGCGCCTTAGAGGAG TCGGTCGTGCGCACCTGCCGCATCCGCAGCTTTGGCCACTTCGTCGCCCGCCTGCAGGGCAGCGTCCTGCAGTTCAGCGCGGAGGCCGGCATCTTCGTGAGCACCGCCCAGTCGGAGCGGGAGGGCGTTCAGCAGCAGGCGCAGGCGCAGCTCCGCATG GCACAGGAGGAGGCCCGTCGGAACAGGCTGATGAGAGACATGGCCCAGCTGCGACTTCAG ctcgAGGTCTCTCAGCTGGAAGGGAGCCTGCAGCAGCCCAAGGCCCAGTCGGCAATGTCTCCTTACCTCGTCCCTGACACACAAGccctctgccaccacctcccGGTCATCCGCCAGCTGGCCACTAGTGGCCGCTTCATTGTCATCATCCCAAGGACAG TGATCGATGGCCTGGACTTGCTGAAGAAGGAACACCCAGGGGCCCGGGATGGGATCCGATACCTGGAGGCAGAgtttaagaaaggaaacag GTATATTCGCTGCCAGAAAGAGGTGGGAAAGAGCTTCGAGCGGCATAAGCTGAAGAGGCAGGATGCAGACGCCTG GACTCTCTATAAGATCCTGGACAGCTGCAAGCAGTTGACTCTGGCCCAGGGGGCAGGTGAGGAGGACCCGAGCGGCATGGTGACCATCGTCACAGGCCTTTCCCTGGACAACCCCAGTGCGCTCTCAGGCCCTATGCAG GCAGCCCTGCAGGCCGCTGCACATGCCAGTGTGGACATCAAGAATGTTCTGGACTTCTACAAGCAGTGGAAGGAGATTGGTTGA
- the SMG5 gene encoding protein SMG5 isoform X1 produces MSQGPPPGESSEPEAKVLHTKRLYRAVVEAVHRLDLILCNKTAYQEVFKPENISLRNKLRELCVKLMFLHPVDYGRKAEELLWRKVYYEVIQLIKTNKKHIHSRSTLECAYRTHLVAGIGFYQHLLLYIQSHYQLELQCCIDWTHVTDPLIGCKKPVSASGKEMDWAQMACHRCLMYLGDLSRYQNELAGVDTELLAERFYYQALSVAPQIGMPFNQLGTLAGGKYYNVEAMYCYLRCIQSEVSFEGAYGNLKRLYDKAAKMYHQLKKCETRKLSPSKKRCRDVKRLLVSFMYLQSLLQPRSSPVDSELTSLCQSVLEDFNLCLFYLPSSPGLSLAGEGEQDYEGGCAFLPDLLIFQMIIICLMGVHSLKRAGSKQYSAAIAFTLALFSHLVNHVNIRLQAELEEGENPVPAFQSDGTDEPLEKEEAPGPEPPPAAPPAGEVRKSRKFSRLSCLRRRRHPPTGGDDSDLSEGFDSDSSHDSARASEGSDSGSDKSLEGGGTAFDAETDSEMNSQESRSDLEDMEDEEGTRSPALEPTRPRSEAPESLNGPLGPSEASIASKLQAMSTQMFQTKRCFRLAPTFSNLLLQPPSEPQTVASRGPCVNGDADRPSEPASEEGSESEGSESSGRSCRNERSVQEKLQVLAAEGLLPAVKVFLDWLRANPDLIVVCAQSSQSLWNRLSVLLNLLPAAGELQESGLALCPEVQDLLEGCELADLPSSLLLPEDTALRNLPPLRAAHRRFNFDTDRPLLSALEESVVRTCRIRSFGHFVARLQGSVLQFSAEAGIFVSTAQSEREGVQQQAQAQLRMAQEEARRNRLMRDMAQLRLQLEVSQLEGSLQQPKAQSAMSPYLVPDTQALCHHLPVIRQLATSGRFIVIIPRTVIDGLDLLKKEHPGARDGIRYLEAEFKKGNRYIRCQKEVGKSFERHKLKRQDADAWTLYKILDSCKQLTLAQGAGEEDPSGMVTIVTGLSLDNPSALSGPMQAALQAAAHASVDIKNVLDFYKQWKEIG; encoded by the exons ATGAGCCAAGGCCCCCCCCCAGGGGAGAGCAGCGAGCCCGAGGCGAAGGTCCTCCACACCAAGCGGCTTTACCG GGCTGTGGTGGAGGCTGTGCATCGACTTGACCTCATCCTTTGCAACAAAACTGCTTATCAAGAAGTGTTCAAACCAGAGAACATTAGCCTGAGGAACAA GCTGCGCGAGCTCTGCGTCAAGCTTATGTTCCTGCACCCAGTGGACTATGGGAGGAAGGCTGAGGAGCTGCTATGGAGAAAGGTATACTACGAAGTTATTCAGCTTATCAAGACTAACAAAAAG CACATCCACAGCCGGAGCACCTTGGAGTGCGCCTACAGGACACACCTGGTCGCGGGGATTGGCTTCTACCAGCATCTGCTTCTCTACATCCAGTCCCACTACCAGCTGGAGCTTCAGTGCTGCATCGACTGGACCCACGTCACCGACCCCCTCATAG gATGCAAGAAGCCGGTGTCCGCGTCAGGGAAGGAGATGGACTGGGCGCAGATGGCATGCCACCGATGTCTCATGTACCTGGGGGATTTGT CGCGGTATCAGAATGAATTAGCTGGCGTAGACACTGAGCTGCTCGCCGAGAGATTTTACTACCAAGCCTTGTCAGTAGCTCCGCAGATTG GAATGCCCTTCAACCAGCTGGGCACGCTCGCAGGCGGCAAGTACTACAACGTGGAGGCCATGTACTGCTACCTGCGCTG CATCCAGTCGGAAGTGTCCTTTGAGGGGGCCTATGGGAATCTCAAGCGGCTGTATGACAAGGCGGCCAAAATGTACCACCAGCTGAAGAAGTGTGAGACTCGGAAACTCTCCCCCAGCAAGAAGCG ATGTAGAGACGTCAAGAGGTTGCTGGTGAGCTTCATGTACCTGCAAAGCCTCCTGCAGCCCCGGAGCAG CCCGGTGGACTCAGAGCTGACATCGCTCTGCCAGTCGGTTCTGGAGGACTTCAACCTCTGCCTCTTCTACCTGCCCTCATCCCCCGGCCTCAGCCTGGCCGGCGAGGGGGAGCAGGACTACGAGGGCGGCTGTGCTTTCCTCCCAGATCTCCTCATCTTTCAGATGATCATCATTTGTCTCATGGGCGTGCACAGCTTGAAGAGAGCGG GGTCCAAGCAGTACAGCGCAGCCATTGCCTTCACCCTGGCCCTCTTCTCCCACCTCGTCAACCACGTCAACATACGGCTGCAAGCTGAGCTGGAGGAGGGCGAGAACCCTGTGCCGGCGTTCCAGAGCGATGGCACAG ATGAGCCcttggagaaggaggaagccCCAGGCCCTGAGCCCCCTCCCGCAGCACCTCCAGCGGGTGAGGTCAGAAAGAGTCGGAAGTTCTCCCGCCTCTCCtgcctccgccgccgccgccacccaCCCACAGGTGGAGATGACAGTGACCTGAGTGAAGGCTTTGACTCGGACTCTAGCCACGATTCGGCCAGGGCCAGCGAAGGCTCAGACAGTGGCTCTGACAAGAGTCTCGAAGGTGGGGGAACGGCCTTTGATGCTGAGACAGACTCAGAAATGAACAGCCAAGAGTCCCGGTCAGACCTGGAAGACATGGAGGATGAGGAGGGGACACGGTCCCCGGCCCTGGAGCCGACTCGGCCCAGGTCAGAGGCTCCCGAGTCCCTCAATGGCCCCCTGGGCCCCAGTGAGGCCAGCATTGCCAGCAAGTTGCAAGCCATGTCCACCCAGATGTTCCAGACCAAGCGCTGCTTCCGGCTGGCCCCCACCTTCAGCAACCTGCTCCTGCAGCCCCCCAGTGAGCCCCAGACGGTGGCCAGCCGCGGGCCCTGTGTCAACGGAGATGCGGACAGGCCCTCGGAGCCAG cctctGAGGAGGGCTCCGAGTCGGAGGGCAGTGAGTCCAGCGGGCGCTCCTGTCGGAATGAGCGCAGCGTCCAGGAGAAGCTGCAAGTCCTGGCGGCCGAAGGCCTGCTTCCCGCCGTGAAGGTCTTCCTGGACTGGCTGCGGGCCAACCCTGACCTCATCGTCGTATGTGCGCAG AGCTCTCAGAGTCTGTGGAATCGCCTGTCTGTGCTGCTGAACCTGTTGCCAGCTGCTGGCGAGCTCCAGGAGTCTG gcctggccctgtgTCCCGAGGTCCAGGACCTTCTCGAAGGTTGTGAACTGGCTGACCTGCcctccagcctgctgctcccaGAGGACACGGCCCTTCGTAACCTGCCTCCCCTCCGGGCTGCCCACCGACGCTTCAACTTTGACACAGATCGGCCCCTGCTTAGCGCCTTAGAGGAG TCGGTCGTGCGCACCTGCCGCATCCGCAGCTTTGGCCACTTCGTCGCCCGCCTGCAGGGCAGCGTCCTGCAGTTCAGCGCGGAGGCCGGCATCTTCGTGAGCACCGCCCAGTCGGAGCGGGAGGGCGTTCAGCAGCAGGCGCAGGCGCAGCTCCGCATG GCACAGGAGGAGGCCCGTCGGAACAGGCTGATGAGAGACATGGCCCAGCTGCGACTTCAG ctcgAGGTCTCTCAGCTGGAAGGGAGCCTGCAGCAGCCCAAGGCCCAGTCGGCAATGTCTCCTTACCTCGTCCCTGACACACAAGccctctgccaccacctcccGGTCATCCGCCAGCTGGCCACTAGTGGCCGCTTCATTGTCATCATCCCAAGGACAG TGATCGATGGCCTGGACTTGCTGAAGAAGGAACACCCAGGGGCCCGGGATGGGATCCGATACCTGGAGGCAGAgtttaagaaaggaaacag GTATATTCGCTGCCAGAAAGAGGTGGGAAAGAGCTTCGAGCGGCATAAGCTGAAGAGGCAGGATGCAGACGCCTG GACTCTCTATAAGATCCTGGACAGCTGCAAGCAGTTGACTCTGGCCCAGGGGGCAGGTGAGGAGGACCCGAGCGGCATGGTGACCATCGTCACAGGCCTTTCCCTGGACAACCCCAGTGCGCTCTCAGGCCCTATGCAG GCAGCCCTGCAGGCCGCTGCACATGCCAGTGTGGACATCAAGAATGTTCTGGACTTCTACAAGCAGTGGAAGGAGATTGGTTGA
- the SMG5 gene encoding protein SMG5 isoform X2, whose product MSQGPPPGESSEPEAKVLHTKRLYRAVVEAVHRLDLILCNKTAYQEVFKPENISLRNKLRELCVKLMFLHPVDYGRKAEELLWRKVYYEVIQLIKTNKKHIHSRSTLECAYRTHLVAGIGFYQHLLLYIQSHYQLELQCCIDWTHVTDPLIGCKKPVSASGKEMDWAQMACHRCLMYLGDLSRYQNELAGVDTELLAERFYYQALSVAPQIGMPFNQLGTLAGGKYYNVEAMYCYLRCIQSEVSFEGAYGNLKRLYDKAAKMYHQLKKCETRKLSPSKKRCRDVKRLLVSFMYLQSLLQPRSSPVDSELTSLCQSVLEDFNLCLFYLPSSPGLSLAGEGEQDYEGGCAFLPDLLIFQMIIICLMGVHSLKRAGSKQYSAAIAFTLALFSHLVNHVNIRLQAELEEGENPVPAFQSDGTDEPLEKEEAPGPEPPPAAPPAGEVRKSRKFSRLSCLRRRRHPPTGGDDSDLSEGFDSDSSHDSARASEGSDSGSDKSLEGGGTAFDAETDSEMNSQESRSDLEDMEDEEGTRSPALEPTRPRSEAPESLNGPLGPSEASIASKLQAMSTQMFQTKRCFRLAPTFSNLLLQPPSEPQTVASRGPCVNGDADRPSEPASEEGSESEGSESSGRSCRNERSVQEKLQVLAAEGLLPAVKVFLDWLRANPDLIVVCAQSSQSLWNRLSVLLNLLPAAGELQESGLALCPEVQDLLEGCELADLPSSLLLPEDTALRNLPPLRAAHRRFNFDTDRPLLSALEEGSVLQFSAEAGIFVSTAQSEREGVQQQAQAQLRMAQEEARRNRLMRDMAQLRLQLEVSQLEGSLQQPKAQSAMSPYLVPDTQALCHHLPVIRQLATSGRFIVIIPRTVIDGLDLLKKEHPGARDGIRYLEAEFKKGNRYIRCQKEVGKSFERHKLKRQDADAWTLYKILDSCKQLTLAQGAGEEDPSGMVTIVTGLSLDNPSALSGPMQAALQAAAHASVDIKNVLDFYKQWKEIG is encoded by the exons ATGAGCCAAGGCCCCCCCCCAGGGGAGAGCAGCGAGCCCGAGGCGAAGGTCCTCCACACCAAGCGGCTTTACCG GGCTGTGGTGGAGGCTGTGCATCGACTTGACCTCATCCTTTGCAACAAAACTGCTTATCAAGAAGTGTTCAAACCAGAGAACATTAGCCTGAGGAACAA GCTGCGCGAGCTCTGCGTCAAGCTTATGTTCCTGCACCCAGTGGACTATGGGAGGAAGGCTGAGGAGCTGCTATGGAGAAAGGTATACTACGAAGTTATTCAGCTTATCAAGACTAACAAAAAG CACATCCACAGCCGGAGCACCTTGGAGTGCGCCTACAGGACACACCTGGTCGCGGGGATTGGCTTCTACCAGCATCTGCTTCTCTACATCCAGTCCCACTACCAGCTGGAGCTTCAGTGCTGCATCGACTGGACCCACGTCACCGACCCCCTCATAG gATGCAAGAAGCCGGTGTCCGCGTCAGGGAAGGAGATGGACTGGGCGCAGATGGCATGCCACCGATGTCTCATGTACCTGGGGGATTTGT CGCGGTATCAGAATGAATTAGCTGGCGTAGACACTGAGCTGCTCGCCGAGAGATTTTACTACCAAGCCTTGTCAGTAGCTCCGCAGATTG GAATGCCCTTCAACCAGCTGGGCACGCTCGCAGGCGGCAAGTACTACAACGTGGAGGCCATGTACTGCTACCTGCGCTG CATCCAGTCGGAAGTGTCCTTTGAGGGGGCCTATGGGAATCTCAAGCGGCTGTATGACAAGGCGGCCAAAATGTACCACCAGCTGAAGAAGTGTGAGACTCGGAAACTCTCCCCCAGCAAGAAGCG ATGTAGAGACGTCAAGAGGTTGCTGGTGAGCTTCATGTACCTGCAAAGCCTCCTGCAGCCCCGGAGCAG CCCGGTGGACTCAGAGCTGACATCGCTCTGCCAGTCGGTTCTGGAGGACTTCAACCTCTGCCTCTTCTACCTGCCCTCATCCCCCGGCCTCAGCCTGGCCGGCGAGGGGGAGCAGGACTACGAGGGCGGCTGTGCTTTCCTCCCAGATCTCCTCATCTTTCAGATGATCATCATTTGTCTCATGGGCGTGCACAGCTTGAAGAGAGCGG GGTCCAAGCAGTACAGCGCAGCCATTGCCTTCACCCTGGCCCTCTTCTCCCACCTCGTCAACCACGTCAACATACGGCTGCAAGCTGAGCTGGAGGAGGGCGAGAACCCTGTGCCGGCGTTCCAGAGCGATGGCACAG ATGAGCCcttggagaaggaggaagccCCAGGCCCTGAGCCCCCTCCCGCAGCACCTCCAGCGGGTGAGGTCAGAAAGAGTCGGAAGTTCTCCCGCCTCTCCtgcctccgccgccgccgccacccaCCCACAGGTGGAGATGACAGTGACCTGAGTGAAGGCTTTGACTCGGACTCTAGCCACGATTCGGCCAGGGCCAGCGAAGGCTCAGACAGTGGCTCTGACAAGAGTCTCGAAGGTGGGGGAACGGCCTTTGATGCTGAGACAGACTCAGAAATGAACAGCCAAGAGTCCCGGTCAGACCTGGAAGACATGGAGGATGAGGAGGGGACACGGTCCCCGGCCCTGGAGCCGACTCGGCCCAGGTCAGAGGCTCCCGAGTCCCTCAATGGCCCCCTGGGCCCCAGTGAGGCCAGCATTGCCAGCAAGTTGCAAGCCATGTCCACCCAGATGTTCCAGACCAAGCGCTGCTTCCGGCTGGCCCCCACCTTCAGCAACCTGCTCCTGCAGCCCCCCAGTGAGCCCCAGACGGTGGCCAGCCGCGGGCCCTGTGTCAACGGAGATGCGGACAGGCCCTCGGAGCCAG cctctGAGGAGGGCTCCGAGTCGGAGGGCAGTGAGTCCAGCGGGCGCTCCTGTCGGAATGAGCGCAGCGTCCAGGAGAAGCTGCAAGTCCTGGCGGCCGAAGGCCTGCTTCCCGCCGTGAAGGTCTTCCTGGACTGGCTGCGGGCCAACCCTGACCTCATCGTCGTATGTGCGCAG AGCTCTCAGAGTCTGTGGAATCGCCTGTCTGTGCTGCTGAACCTGTTGCCAGCTGCTGGCGAGCTCCAGGAGTCTG gcctggccctgtgTCCCGAGGTCCAGGACCTTCTCGAAGGTTGTGAACTGGCTGACCTGCcctccagcctgctgctcccaGAGGACACGGCCCTTCGTAACCTGCCTCCCCTCCGGGCTGCCCACCGACGCTTCAACTTTGACACAGATCGGCCCCTGCTTAGCGCCTTAGAGGAG GGCAGCGTCCTGCAGTTCAGCGCGGAGGCCGGCATCTTCGTGAGCACCGCCCAGTCGGAGCGGGAGGGCGTTCAGCAGCAGGCGCAGGCGCAGCTCCGCATG GCACAGGAGGAGGCCCGTCGGAACAGGCTGATGAGAGACATGGCCCAGCTGCGACTTCAG ctcgAGGTCTCTCAGCTGGAAGGGAGCCTGCAGCAGCCCAAGGCCCAGTCGGCAATGTCTCCTTACCTCGTCCCTGACACACAAGccctctgccaccacctcccGGTCATCCGCCAGCTGGCCACTAGTGGCCGCTTCATTGTCATCATCCCAAGGACAG TGATCGATGGCCTGGACTTGCTGAAGAAGGAACACCCAGGGGCCCGGGATGGGATCCGATACCTGGAGGCAGAgtttaagaaaggaaacag GTATATTCGCTGCCAGAAAGAGGTGGGAAAGAGCTTCGAGCGGCATAAGCTGAAGAGGCAGGATGCAGACGCCTG GACTCTCTATAAGATCCTGGACAGCTGCAAGCAGTTGACTCTGGCCCAGGGGGCAGGTGAGGAGGACCCGAGCGGCATGGTGACCATCGTCACAGGCCTTTCCCTGGACAACCCCAGTGCGCTCTCAGGCCCTATGCAG GCAGCCCTGCAGGCCGCTGCACATGCCAGTGTGGACATCAAGAATGTTCTGGACTTCTACAAGCAGTGGAAGGAGATTGGTTGA